The DNA window CCGCGCCGACCAGACCGCCGCCCCCAGTGTCGCGGAGGCGGCGGCCGGTGCGCAGCCGGAGTGGTCAGCCCGCCGGGGCGGCCAGGGGCTTCTCCTCCACCACGCGGGGCTCGCCGGCCTCGGCGGTGTAGTCGGCGGGCACGGTCTCGTCCGCGCCCTCGGGCGCCCCGAAGGCCCGCAGCACCAGCGTCAGCACTGCGGCGACCAGCAGGTTGAGGACGAAGGCGGTGAGGCCGAGGTAGCCGATCTCGCCGATCACCGGGATCGCGGCGGAGCTGCCGCCGAAGTGCCGGGTGGTGGGCGACGCGATGCCATACGCCTTCCAGGTGCCGTACCCCATGCCGACCGCCCAGCCGGCGAGCAGCGCCCAGCGGTGGAACCAGCGGGTGAAGAGCCCGGCCACGATGGAGACGAAGGTCTGCAGGATCCAGATGCCGCCCAGCAGTTGCAGATTGATGGCGAACTGCTTGTCCATGGTGAGCACAAAGGCCAGCGCGCCCACCTTGACCACCAGCGACACCAGCTTGGAGACCTGGGTCTGCTGCGCCGGGGTGGCGTCCGGCTTCAGGAACTCCTTGTAGACGTTGCGGGTGAAGAGGTTGGCGGCGGCGATGGACATGATCGCCGCCGGTACCAGGGCCCCGATGCCGATGGCGGCGAAGGCCACACCGGCGAACCAGTCGGGGAACATGTCCTCGAAGAGCTGCGGCACCGCCAACTGCGCGTTGTAGCCCTTGACCCCGGAGCCGACGCCGGCCGCGATGGCCATGAAGCCCAGCAGCGCCAGGAAGCCCAGCATCAGCGAGTAGGCGGGCAGGATGGCGGTGTTGCGGCGGACGGTGTCCCGCGACTTGGCGGCCAGCGCGCCGGTCACCGAGTGCGGGTACATGAAGAGCGCCAGCGCCGAGCCCAGCGCCAGCGTGGCGTATGCCCACTGGGCGTTGGGGGCGCTGACCAGCGCGCCCAGCGGTTTGCCGGTGGCCGGGTTGACGGTGGAGAACTTCTGCGCGGCGGAGTCGAAGATCCGGCCGTAGCCGCCCAGCCGGATCGGGATGTAGATCACCGCGACGATGATCACCAGATAGATCAGGGTGTCCTTGACAAAGGCGATCAGCGCCGGTGCCCGCAGGCCGGAGGAGTAGGTGTAGGCGGCCAGCACCGCGAAGGCGATGAAGAGCGGCAGGTCCTTGACCAACCAGTTGGCGTCGGCGCCGCCGCCCACCCCCAGCACATCCAGCACGGCCTGGATGCCGACCAGTTGCAGCGCGATGTACGGCATGGTGGCGAGGATGCCGGTGAGCGCCACCGCCAGCGACAGCCCGCGCGAGCCATAGCGTCCGCGTACGAAGTCGGCCGGGGTGACATAGCCGTGCCGGTGCGAGACCGACCAGAGCCGGGGCAGGAAGACGAAGACCAGCGGATAGGCGATGATCGTGTACGGCACCGCGAAGAACCCGGCCGCCCCCGCGCCGTAGACCAGCGCCGGGACGGCGACGAAGGTGTACGCGGTGTAGAGGTCGCCGCCCAGCAGGAACCAGGTGACCCAGGTGCCGAAGGACCGGCCGCCCAGCCCCCACTCGTCCAGGTGGAGCGCATTGTCGGCCCGGCGCCAGCGCGCCGCCAGGAAGCCCAGCACGGTGACCGCGGCGAAGAAGAGCGCGAAGACGACCAGGGCCGGGGTGTTGACGCCGTCCTTCACTGCCCGTCACCCCCGGGCAGTGCCTTGCGCTGCCGCGCCTCACGGCGGACCAGCAGATAGGCGGTGAAGGTCAGCACGGTGGAGATCGGCACCCAGAGCAGCTGGTACCAGTAGAAGAAGGGCACCCCGCCGAGCTCCGGCCCGGTCCGGGCGTACGAGGAGACCCACAGCGTGGCGACGAACGGTGCGGCCAGGCAGAGCCCGGCCGCCACCCGGGAGGGGGTGACGATCGGAAGGCGGCCCGGCGGTGCCTGGGCCTGCGGTGTCTCGGTCAT is part of the Peterkaempfera bronchialis genome and encodes:
- a CDS encoding DUF3311 domain-containing protein, yielding MTETPQAQAPPGRLPIVTPSRVAAGLCLAAPFVATLWVSSYARTGPELGGVPFFYWYQLLWVPISTVLTFTAYLLVRREARQRKALPGGDGQ
- the mctP gene encoding monocarboxylate uptake permease MctP; its protein translation is MKDGVNTPALVVFALFFAAVTVLGFLAARWRRADNALHLDEWGLGGRSFGTWVTWFLLGGDLYTAYTFVAVPALVYGAGAAGFFAVPYTIIAYPLVFVFLPRLWSVSHRHGYVTPADFVRGRYGSRGLSLAVALTGILATMPYIALQLVGIQAVLDVLGVGGGADANWLVKDLPLFIAFAVLAAYTYSSGLRAPALIAFVKDTLIYLVIIVAVIYIPIRLGGYGRIFDSAAQKFSTVNPATGKPLGALVSAPNAQWAYATLALGSALALFMYPHSVTGALAAKSRDTVRRNTAILPAYSLMLGFLALLGFMAIAAGVGSGVKGYNAQLAVPQLFEDMFPDWFAGVAFAAIGIGALVPAAIMSIAAANLFTRNVYKEFLKPDATPAQQTQVSKLVSLVVKVGALAFVLTMDKQFAINLQLLGGIWILQTFVSIVAGLFTRWFHRWALLAGWAVGMGYGTWKAYGIASPTTRHFGGSSAAIPVIGEIGYLGLTAFVLNLLVAAVLTLVLRAFGAPEGADETVPADYTAEAGEPRVVEEKPLAAPAG